One part of the Janthinobacterium sp. 17J80-10 genome encodes these proteins:
- the ychF gene encoding redox-regulated ATPase YchF, whose amino-acid sequence MSLQCGIVGLPNVGKSTLFNALTKAGIAAENYPFCTIEPNVGVVEVPDPRLKALAEIVKPERIVPSIVEFVDIAGLVAGASKGEGLGNQFLSHIRETDAIVNVVRCFEDDNVIHVAGRISPLDDIAVIETELALADMGTVEKAIHRENKKARSGDKDAAKLVALLERIMPHLNDARPVRALGLDAEEMALIKPLCLITAKPAMYVGNVSDHGFTNNPLLDQLTEYAKKQNAPVVAICAAIEAEIADLDDADKVDFLADMGMEEPGLDRLIRAAFKLLGLQSYFTAGVKEVRAWTVPVGATAPQAAGVIHTDFERGFIRAQTIAFDDFIALKGEQGAKEAGKMRAEGKEYIVKDGDVLNFLFNV is encoded by the coding sequence ATGAGTCTCCAATGCGGCATCGTCGGCCTGCCTAACGTCGGCAAATCCACCCTGTTCAATGCCCTGACCAAAGCGGGTATCGCTGCGGAAAATTATCCTTTCTGCACCATCGAACCCAACGTCGGCGTCGTTGAAGTACCGGACCCGCGCCTGAAAGCATTGGCCGAGATCGTCAAGCCCGAGCGCATTGTCCCGTCCATCGTCGAATTCGTCGATATCGCCGGCCTCGTTGCCGGCGCCTCCAAGGGCGAGGGCCTGGGCAACCAGTTCCTGTCGCACATCCGCGAGACCGACGCCATCGTCAACGTCGTGCGCTGTTTTGAAGATGACAATGTGATCCACGTTGCCGGCCGCATCAGTCCGCTCGACGATATCGCCGTGATCGAAACCGAACTGGCGCTGGCCGACATGGGCACGGTGGAAAAAGCGATCCACCGTGAAAACAAGAAAGCCCGTTCCGGCGACAAGGATGCCGCCAAGCTGGTCGCACTGCTGGAACGCATCATGCCGCACCTCAACGACGCCCGCCCGGTACGCGCATTGGGCCTGGATGCCGAGGAAATGGCGCTGATCAAGCCGCTGTGCCTGATCACGGCCAAGCCCGCCATGTACGTTGGCAATGTCTCCGACCATGGCTTCACCAACAATCCGCTGCTGGACCAGTTGACCGAATACGCCAAGAAGCAGAATGCGCCGGTCGTGGCGATTTGCGCCGCCATCGAAGCCGAAATCGCCGACCTGGACGATGCGGACAAAGTCGATTTTCTGGCCGACATGGGCATGGAAGAACCTGGCCTGGACCGCCTGATCCGCGCCGCCTTCAAGCTCCTCGGCCTGCAAAGCTATTTCACCGCGGGCGTCAAGGAAGTGCGCGCCTGGACCGTCCCCGTGGGCGCCACCGCACCGCAGGCAGCCGGCGTGATCCACACCGACTTCGAGCGCGGCTTCATCCGCGCGCAAACGATTGCCTTCGATGATTTCATCGCCCTCAAGGGCGAACAGGGCGCCAAGGAAGCCGGCAAGATGCGCGCCGAAGGCAAGGAATACATCGTCAAGGATGGCGATGTGCTGAACTTCCTGTTCAACGTCTAA
- the pth gene encoding aminoacyl-tRNA hydrolase — MSIRLIVGLGNPGPEYEQTRHNAGFWLVDQLAANRLAREAKYNALAAKSTIAGKEVWLLEPQTYMNRSGQSVGALARFFKIAADEILVAHDELDLPPGSAKIKKGGSSGGHNGLKDITAALGTQDYWRLRIGIGHPRAMNLQQAVVDFVLHRPRREEQLLIDDAIANSVQVIPLLCEGKFEVAMMQLHTSKAS, encoded by the coding sequence ATGTCCATTCGCTTGATCGTCGGCCTTGGCAATCCTGGCCCGGAATATGAACAGACCCGCCACAACGCCGGTTTCTGGCTGGTGGACCAGCTTGCCGCCAACCGCCTGGCGCGGGAAGCAAAATACAATGCGCTGGCAGCCAAGAGCACCATCGCCGGCAAGGAAGTCTGGCTGCTTGAGCCGCAAACCTACATGAATCGCTCCGGCCAGTCCGTCGGCGCACTCGCGCGGTTTTTCAAGATTGCCGCTGATGAAATCCTGGTCGCGCATGACGAACTCGACTTGCCGCCGGGTAGCGCGAAAATCAAGAAAGGCGGATCGTCCGGCGGCCACAATGGCTTGAAGGACATCACTGCTGCGCTTGGCACCCAGGATTACTGGCGCCTGCGCATCGGCATTGGCCATCCGCGTGCGATGAACCTGCAGCAGGCGGTCGTCGATTTTGTCTTGCACCGCCCGCGCCGCGAAGAGCAGCTGCTGATTGACGATGCCATTGCCAACAGCGTGCAAGTCATACCGCTCTTGTGTGAAGGAAAATTTGAAGTCGCCATGATGCAACTGCATACCAGCAAGGCCTCCTGA
- a CDS encoding 50S ribosomal protein L25/general stress protein Ctc yields MKVIAFARTEQGSGASRRLRTAGQTPGIIYGGTAAPVNIKLDHNALYHALKKEAFHSSILDLEVDGKAEKVLLRDFQVHAYKQLVLHVDFQRVDQNQKIHMKVPLHFINAETSPAVKLSAAVISHVASELDISCLPKDLPEFVEVDLGSLEAGNSLHLADIKLPAGVTAVHAQDNPTIVTAMVPAGAAAAAEAEGEKK; encoded by the coding sequence ATGAAAGTAATCGCATTTGCACGCACTGAGCAGGGGTCCGGAGCGAGCCGCCGCCTGCGCACTGCTGGCCAAACCCCCGGCATCATTTACGGCGGCACGGCAGCACCGGTCAACATCAAGCTCGACCACAACGCGCTGTACCACGCACTGAAGAAAGAAGCGTTCCACTCGTCGATCCTCGACCTCGAAGTCGATGGCAAGGCAGAGAAAGTTCTGCTGCGCGACTTCCAGGTGCACGCATACAAGCAACTCGTCCTGCACGTTGATTTCCAGCGCGTCGACCAGAACCAGAAGATCCACATGAAAGTGCCACTGCACTTCATCAACGCTGAAACCTCGCCGGCCGTCAAGCTGTCCGCCGCCGTCATCAGCCACGTCGCGTCCGAACTGGACATCTCCTGCCTGCCGAAAGACTTGCCGGAATTCGTCGAAGTGGACCTGGGTTCCCTCGAAGCCGGCAACTCGCTGCACCTGGCCGACATCAAGCTGCCAGCTGGCGTGACCGCCGTGCACGCGCAAGACAACCCCACCATCGTTACCGCGATGGTGCCGGCCGGCGCTGCTGCTGCTGCCGAAGCCGAAGGCGAAAAGAAGTAA
- a CDS encoding ribose-phosphate pyrophosphokinase, which produces MALENLMVFTGNANPDLAIGVTKQLGIPLGKALISRFSDGEVVVEINENVRGKDVFVLQSTCAPTNDNLMEVMLMVDALKRASAGRITAAIPYYGYARQDRRPRSARVAISAKVVANMLQEAGVDRVLIMDLHADQIQGFFDIPVDNIYASPVLLGDLVNKKYDDLLVVSPDVGGVVRARALAKRLNCDLAIIDKRRPKANVSEVMNIIGEVEGRNCVIMDDMVDTAGTLTKAAEVLKDRGAKKVVAYCTHPVLSGPAIQRITESSLDELVVTDTIPLSDAAKACPKIRQLTCAELLAETIRRISKGDSVMSLFAD; this is translated from the coding sequence ATGGCACTCGAAAACCTGATGGTTTTTACCGGCAACGCAAATCCGGACTTGGCTATCGGGGTCACCAAACAACTCGGCATTCCACTGGGCAAAGCCCTGATTTCGCGCTTTTCCGACGGCGAAGTGGTTGTTGAAATCAATGAAAACGTGCGCGGCAAGGATGTGTTTGTGCTGCAGTCGACCTGCGCGCCGACGAATGACAACCTGATGGAAGTCATGTTGATGGTCGACGCCCTGAAGCGCGCCTCGGCCGGCCGCATCACCGCCGCCATCCCCTATTACGGCTACGCGCGCCAGGACCGCCGTCCGCGGTCGGCCCGCGTGGCGATTTCCGCCAAGGTAGTCGCCAACATGCTGCAGGAAGCCGGCGTCGACCGCGTGCTGATCATGGACTTGCACGCCGACCAGATCCAGGGCTTCTTCGATATCCCGGTCGACAATATCTATGCTTCGCCGGTGCTGCTGGGCGACCTCGTCAACAAGAAATATGACGACCTGCTGGTGGTCTCGCCCGACGTTGGCGGCGTGGTGCGCGCCCGCGCGCTGGCCAAGCGCCTGAACTGCGACCTGGCGATCATCGACAAGCGCCGTCCGAAAGCCAATGTCTCCGAAGTGATGAACATCATCGGCGAAGTCGAAGGCCGCAACTGCGTCATCATGGATGACATGGTCGATACCGCCGGCACGCTGACCAAGGCTGCCGAAGTCCTGAAGGACCGCGGCGCCAAGAAGGTCGTGGCGTACTGTACCCACCCGGTGCTGTCGGGCCCGGCGATCCAGCGCATCACCGAATCGTCCCTGGACGAACTGGTGGTCACCGATACCATCCCGCTGTCCGACGCTGCCAAGGCTTGCCCGAAAATCCGCCAGCTGACTTGCGCGGAATTGCTGGCTGAAACGATCCGCCGCATTTCCAAGGGCGATTCGGTGATGTCGCTGTTTGCAGACTAA
- the ispE gene encoding 4-(cytidine 5'-diphospho)-2-C-methyl-D-erythritol kinase — MSSRTLKNCLAPAKLNLFLHVTGRRADGYHLLQTVFQLLDHGDLLHFETRDDAVICRTTEVPGVAAEDDLIVRAARLLQATLPEGARPGANIAIEKRLPMGGGLGGGSSDAATALLALNRLWQAGLDRQQLMDLGLQLGADVPFFIFGRTAFAAGVGEELTQVVTPDGWYVVIEPGVSVPTQAIFSAKELTRNTKAVTITDFSTSPVGFGKNDLQAVAAKLFPEVAEAIIWLRQYGDARMTGSGACVFCFFAHEPDADLVLKAVPAHWKAWKARAIAKHPLADI, encoded by the coding sequence ATGTCCTCCCGCACCTTGAAGAATTGCCTGGCTCCGGCCAAGCTGAACCTGTTCCTGCATGTCACCGGCCGCCGCGCCGATGGATACCACCTGCTGCAAACGGTATTCCAGTTGCTCGACCATGGCGACTTGCTGCATTTCGAAACGCGCGATGATGCTGTCATCTGTCGCACCACCGAGGTGCCCGGTGTCGCAGCAGAAGACGACCTGATCGTGCGCGCCGCCCGATTGCTGCAAGCCACCCTGCCGGAAGGTGCGCGGCCGGGCGCCAATATCGCCATCGAAAAACGGCTGCCGATGGGCGGCGGCCTGGGCGGCGGCTCCTCTGACGCCGCCACCGCCCTGCTCGCCCTGAACCGCCTGTGGCAAGCCGGCCTCGACCGGCAACAATTGATGGATCTGGGCCTGCAACTGGGGGCCGACGTGCCATTTTTTATTTTCGGTCGCACTGCCTTCGCCGCCGGCGTCGGCGAAGAATTGACCCAGGTCGTCACCCCGGACGGCTGGTATGTCGTGATAGAACCAGGCGTCTCGGTCCCGACCCAAGCCATATTTTCTGCAAAAGAATTGACAAGGAACACGAAAGCCGTCACAATAACGGACTTTTCCACTAGCCCTGTTGGCTTTGGAAAAAACGACTTGCAAGCAGTAGCTGCCAAGCTGTTTCCGGAAGTCGCCGAAGCCATAATTTGGCTACGACAATACGGCGATGCGAGAATGACGGGATCAGGCGCGTGCGTGTTTTGTTTTTTTGCGCATGAACCAGATGCCGACCTGGTACTCAAAGCAGTACCAGCGCACTGGAAGGCATGGAAAGCACGGGCCATAGCAAAACACCCGCTTGCAGATATATAA
- the lolB gene encoding lipoprotein insertase outer membrane protein LolB, whose protein sequence is MNRRLACAAALGWLLAGCAALSPPPDAASVTGAQLQRPYAEAIELAGRLSVQYRRGNTDEALHGSFSWSQTPQRTLVTLLSPLGQTLAVIEVQPGSATLTQAGQPPQAAPDADALAQTALGWPLPVAGLRTWLQGFAQDARGQRWIAPPASGSTVTTPDGWHIVYASWQQDNRDATARPRRIDLARQTQEAGPVSLRIVIDHWQAN, encoded by the coding sequence ATGAATCGGCGCCTCGCCTGCGCCGCGGCGCTCGGCTGGCTGCTGGCCGGCTGCGCCGCGCTGTCCCCGCCGCCGGACGCTGCCTCTGTGACTGGCGCGCAACTGCAGCGCCCCTATGCCGAAGCGATCGAACTGGCCGGCAGGCTCTCGGTACAGTACCGTCGCGGCAACACCGATGAAGCGCTGCACGGCAGCTTTTCCTGGTCGCAAACGCCGCAACGCACCCTCGTCACCCTGCTCTCCCCGCTCGGCCAGACCCTGGCCGTCATCGAAGTCCAGCCCGGCAGCGCCACGCTGACCCAGGCCGGCCAGCCGCCCCAGGCAGCGCCCGATGCGGATGCCCTGGCGCAAACCGCGCTCGGCTGGCCGCTGCCGGTCGCCGGCTTGCGCACCTGGCTGCAAGGCTTTGCGCAGGATGCCCGGGGCCAGCGCTGGATCGCGCCACCGGCATCCGGCAGCACCGTCACCACGCCGGATGGCTGGCATATCGTTTATGCCAGCTGGCAACAAGACAATCGCGACGCCACCGCGCGTCCGCGCCGCATCGACCTGGCGCGCCAGACGCAGGAAGCCGGCCCGGTCAGCCTGCGCATCGTCATCGATCACTGGCAAGCCAATTAA
- a CDS encoding tetratricopeptide repeat protein yields the protein MKNAPAIVTLSLLLAACASVTAPPPAPPEKTETLASPSRQHTATPAQLRRMLQAGQAASAESLPPVALSPDILYKLLTAEIASQRGDWKTAYIASMALAQQTRDPRLAQRAMEIALSGKRHDEALAAIRVWRTLAPESEQATQYFLGFVMLSDNLAEAGPVFSQRLKDIPDSSRTMLMFQIQRLLARAKDKPAGFALLQQVLEPYLATPETRLVLAQGALAVGDYPRARQEALAAQAAQPESELAVLTVAQVSADKAEASQSLSAYLATYPKAREARLALARLLVEQKQYGDARSQFELLLQYNPKDLTTLYALGVLSAQTRDNPAAEKYLGSYLELLAAQPDAERDPSQALMLLSQLAEERKDTEAALRWLSQIDPGEAYIGAQIRRAQLLAKRGDLVGARKVLLDLSPQEEREQIQVLIAESQMLRDAGRLPDALAVLDSGLRRHPDNVDLLYDHAMLAEKANQIDRMEKDLRKVIVLAPKNQHAYNALGYSLADRNMRLPEAFALISKALELAPEDPFIMDSMGWVQFRLGRLKEAEEILRRAFALRPDTEIAVHLGEVLWAKGQKAEAQKFWREAREKDPQNDTLKNTLLRLQVQP from the coding sequence TTGAAAAACGCTCCCGCCATTGTAACGCTGTCGCTGCTGCTGGCGGCCTGCGCCTCCGTGACGGCGCCGCCCCCGGCGCCGCCGGAAAAGACGGAAACGCTGGCATCGCCATCGCGTCAGCACACGGCCACGCCCGCGCAATTGCGGCGGATGCTGCAAGCCGGGCAGGCTGCGTCGGCCGAATCATTGCCGCCGGTGGCCCTGAGCCCCGATATCCTGTACAAACTGCTGACGGCAGAAATTGCCTCCCAGCGCGGCGACTGGAAAACCGCCTACATTGCCAGCATGGCGCTGGCGCAGCAGACCCGCGACCCGCGCCTGGCGCAGCGCGCCATGGAAATTGCCCTCTCCGGCAAGCGGCACGACGAAGCCCTGGCGGCAATTCGCGTCTGGCGCACGCTGGCGCCGGAGTCGGAGCAGGCCACGCAGTATTTTCTCGGCTTCGTGATGCTCTCGGATAACCTAGCCGAAGCCGGACCAGTCTTTTCGCAAAGGCTCAAAGACATTCCCGATTCTTCGCGCACCATGCTGATGTTCCAGATCCAGCGCCTGCTGGCCCGCGCCAAGGACAAGCCTGCCGGCTTCGCCCTGCTGCAACAGGTCCTGGAACCCTACCTGGCGACGCCGGAAACCCGCCTGGTGCTGGCGCAAGGCGCGCTGGCGGTGGGCGACTATCCCCGCGCGCGCCAGGAAGCGCTGGCGGCACAGGCGGCCCAACCCGAGTCGGAACTGGCCGTCCTGACAGTGGCGCAAGTCAGCGCCGACAAGGCTGAAGCCAGCCAGTCGCTCAGTGCTTACCTGGCCACCTATCCAAAGGCACGCGAAGCCCGGCTGGCGCTGGCGCGCCTGCTGGTCGAGCAAAAGCAGTATGGCGACGCGCGCAGCCAGTTCGAACTGCTCCTGCAGTACAACCCGAAAGACCTGACCACGCTGTACGCGCTGGGCGTGCTGTCGGCGCAGACCCGAGACAATCCCGCTGCCGAAAAATACCTGGGCAGTTACCTTGAGTTGCTGGCAGCCCAGCCCGATGCCGAGCGCGATCCCAGCCAGGCCCTGATGCTGCTGTCGCAACTGGCAGAGGAACGCAAGGATACCGAGGCGGCGCTGCGGTGGCTGTCGCAGATCGATCCCGGCGAAGCCTATATCGGCGCGCAGATCCGCCGCGCGCAATTGCTGGCCAAACGCGGCGACCTGGTCGGCGCGCGCAAGGTCTTGCTCGACCTGTCGCCGCAGGAAGAACGCGAGCAAATCCAGGTGCTGATCGCCGAATCGCAGATGCTGCGCGACGCCGGCCGCCTGCCGGACGCGCTCGCCGTGCTCGACAGCGGCCTCAGGCGCCATCCCGACAATGTCGACCTGCTGTATGACCACGCCATGCTGGCGGAAAAGGCCAACCAGATCGACCGCATGGAAAAGGACCTGCGCAAGGTGATCGTGCTGGCCCCCAAGAACCAGCATGCCTACAATGCCCTGGGCTATTCGCTGGCCGACCGCAACATGCGCTTGCCGGAAGCCTTCGCGCTCATCAGCAAGGCGCTCGAACTGGCGCCGGAAGACCCTTTCATCATGGACAGCATGGGCTGGGTGCAATTCCGCCTGGGGCGCCTGAAGGAAGCCGAGGAGATACTGCGACGCGCCTTCGCACTGCGCCCCGACACTGAAATCGCGGTACACCTTGGCGAAGTGCTGTGGGCCAAAGGCCAGAAGGCCGAAGCGCAAAAATTCTGGCGCGAAGCGCGCGAGAAAGACCCGCAAAACGACACCCTGAAAAACACCTTGCTGCGGCTGCAGGTCCAGCCATGA